Proteins from a genomic interval of Lolium perenne isolate Kyuss_39 chromosome 1, Kyuss_2.0, whole genome shotgun sequence:
- the LOC127327848 gene encoding AAA-ATPase At3g50940 — translation MASYDKTIATAASLAASLMLVRGLANELLPSEVREALSDLLASLRSRLTWQHTIVIEENEGWSYNHVYGAVKAYLAAHIDNAPANISMQRLRVSSAESEAEKMIVSMEAGEEMADVYEGTEFKWCLVTREVKGDPNGNGGAREVRSYEVSFHKRHKEKALKEYLPFIVAKAKAIKDGERSLSIYMNEYSDEWNPMELQHPSTFETLAMDQKQKQSIIDDLDRFIKRKDYYRRIGKAWKRGYLLYGPPGTGKSSLIAAIANHLRFDIYDLELTGVDSNSDLRRLLVGMTNRSILVVEDIDCTIELKQREDQDEDEEHAKSNSTEKKKAEDKVTLSGLLNFVDGLWSTTGEERIIIFTTNYKERLDPALLRPGRMDMHIHMGYCTPEAFRILANNYHAIDSHATYPDIEELIKEVSVTPAEVAEVLMRNDDTDVALDDLVKLLNRKKIDAANEIKTEDKQVDEKKEGVEIKTENQQVDVKKDANEIKTESVQVEKKDDKEVVVKIDSTEEWSG, via the coding sequence ATGGCGTCTTATGACAAGACCATCGCCACGGCGGCCTCCCTGGCAGCCTCCCTCATGCTCGTCCGCGGCCTCGCGAATGAGCTGCTGCCGTCCGAGGTGCGCGAGGCCCTCTCCGACCTCCTCGCCAGCCTCCGCTCCCGCCTGACATGGCAGCACACCATCGTCATCGAGGAGAACGAGGGTTGGTCCTATAACCACGTCTACGGCGCCGTCAAGGCCTACCTCGCCGCGCACATCGACAACGCCCCCGCCAACATCAGCATGCAGCGCCTGCGGGTCAGCAGCGCCGAGAGCGAGGCCGAGAAGATGATCGTCAGCATGGAGGCGGGAGAGGAGATGGCCGACGTGTACGAAGGGACGGAGTTCAAGTGGTGCCTCGTCACCCGTGAGGTCAAGGGCGACCCAAATGGGAACGGCGGCGCACGGGAGGTGAGGTCCTATGAGGTGAGCTTCCACAAGAGGCACAAGGAGAAGGCCTTGAAGGAGTACCTCCCATTCATCGTCGCCAAGgccaaggccatcaaggatggGGAGAGGAGCCTCAGCATTTACATGAACGAGTACTCCGATGAGTGGAACCCCATGGAGCTCCAGCACCCGTCAACATTCGAGACCCTGGCCATGGaccagaagcagaagcagtccatcATCGACGACCTTGACAGGTTCATCAAGAGGAAGGATTACTATAGGAGGATCGGTAAGGCATGGAAGCGAGGGTACCTGCTGTACGGTCCACCGGGTACCGGCAAGTCCAGCCTCATCGCCGCCATAGCCAACCACCTCAGGTTCGACATATACGACCTCGAGCTGACTGGGGTGGATTCCAACTCAGACCTCAGGCGGCTTCTTGTTGGCATGACCAACCGATCCATTCTTGTGGTTGAAGACATCGACTGCACCATCGAACTGAAGCAAAGAGAGGATCAGGATGAAGACGAGGAACATGCCAAGTCCAATTCTACAGAAAAAAAGAAGGCAGAAGACAAGGTAACGCTATCTGGGCTGCTCAATTTTGTTGATGGCTTGTGGTCGACAACTGGGGAAGAAAGGATCATCATCTTCACAACCAACTACAAGGAGCGTCTCGACCCAGCACTTCTGCGGCCTGGCAGGATGGACATGCACATCCACATGGGGTACTGCACCCCGGAGGCTTTCCGGATCCTTGCTAATAACTACCACGCCATTGACTCTCATGCCACGTATCCAGATATTGAGGAGCTGATCAAGGAGGTGAGTGTGACGCCTGCAGAGGTCGCCGAGGTTCTGATGAGGAATGACGACACTGATGTCGCGCTCGATGATCTTGTCAAGCTCCTAAACAGAAAGAAGATAGATGCTGCCAATGAGATAAAGACTGAAGACAAGCAGGTCGATGAGAAGAAAGAGGGTGTTGAGATCAAGACTGAAAACCAGCAGGTGGATGTGAAGAAAGATGCCAATGAGATCAAAACTGAAAGTGTGCAGGTGGAGAAGAAAGATGACAAAGAGGTAGTGGTCAAGATCGATTCCACAGAAGAGTGGAGCGGTTAG